The Candidatus Methanomethylicota archaeon genome includes the window TAGAAATTGTTTGGACAACCTCAGTTACCTTCCTCATACTTGACTCCTGCTGCTCCCTCAAAGACCCCTGAATATTCAAATCCCTAACCAAGTGAAGCCTAATCTAAGGTCGTGCTTAACGCTATGATGACCGCCATCGCCCGTTATGGAGAGTTTCAATACCTCCTCTTTGCTCCAAGCGGCTATGTCTAGTGTTATCACGTTTTTGAGATCATTTAGCTTGGCGTTTAAAATGAGGGCTTTGAAGTTTTCAGGGTTTGGCTCTACAGTTATCACCAAGCCCTTCTCTCCGACGGCCTTAGCCACTTGGAGGGCATACTTTCCTACGTGGGCACCAGTAGATAAATGTTTCTCAGCTCTTCGGTCTTAGGTACCTCCACATCCATGCCTCGAACTCATTTATAGCTACAAGCAAAGCCTACGTAATCTCTAAGGAGTTACCTGACGTCATTGACTTTAATGCGCCACACGCCTGAGGACATGTGCGAGAGCTTACTCCATGTTTCGGGGGCGTAGCAACTTAACATGCCACGCCGATACCCTAAGTTGCTGTAAAGTTCTCCATACCGTTGTCGGATAGTTAATATTTCATTACTATCCGTTCCATCTTAGCCTTTGGGGCTTCATTGATGGCTTTCAGGGGCAACGGAACTCCCCTCATCCTGAGTATATGCTTCACCACATATCGCCCAGAAGGGGCATTCAGTGCTATCCTCACACTTGAAATATATTAATTAAAGTTAACTATATTCAAAAACTGTTGACAAACCCATCAGTTATGGTAGGCTTGAGCATGTCATCTACATGATGGTTAAGGTTTAGAAGAGGAAAGTCTCGATTTTTCTCAGTTTACCTGTGTTCGTATCTGGGATGAATCCTGCAAGTTCTATCGTTGTAATTCCTATGATTATGGAATCGTCAACGTCGAGTTTTCTTAAAGCCTTTTTAACTTCCTCACTAAGTCTTACGGCAAGAACCTTTTCATAATCTAATACCTCCTCCTCGATGCTCAGCTCCCTAACTATTGCTACCTCCCCCTCAAGCCTATGCCCAGTAGCACTCATCAACGTCCTTCTCTTGCCAGTATACATGACACCAACAGCATCGGCAACATCCCTATCTACAACGGTCATGGCGGCACCTGTGTCCACTAACGCAGCACCTTCTCTAGAGCCTTTGGAACCCCTCAATACGACCTTGGCCCTAACAATGCCCAAACTAACCACTAAGATAATGATGATTATTAAGGACTAATATCTCTTTCGAGAACGTGGCTCGAATGTAAATGTGTGAGGTTGGGTCAATCCAGCAGGGTTGGAACTCATGAGCGCACTGATGGTTGAGGCTGATGAAGACTGAGGTCTATATACGACAACGTAGACTAGAATCCGAGTTCTCAAAAACTCAACCCCACCGCTTTAAATTTCAGCTTCCTAGAGTATACTTCTGGATCATATATTCTCCTACCATCCACAACTGCTGGAATCTTCATAAATCTTATGAAGTCTTCTGGTTTAATATTTTTGAATTCATCCCACTCAGTTACAATTATTGCGCATTCTGAATTCTTCAAGCACTCCTCAACACTACTAGCATACTCTACGTCTTCACCAAAAATCTTTTTAGCATTATCCATGGCCTTCGGATCATAGACAACAACTTTAGCCCCCTCCTCAACAAGCCTCCTAACAATCCTTATGGATACTGCATTCCTCACATCATCAGTTCCAGGTTTAAATGCCAATCCCAAAACAGATATCCTCCTCCCACGAAAATCTCCAATAAGCTCCCTAGCCAACTCAACAACCCTATACGGCTGACCCCTATTAACCTTCAACGTAGCCTCTACAAGCGGTAGCTCCACACAATTCTTAATGGCAAAATCCAGTAGAGCTTCAAGATCCTTCCTAAAGCAGCTTCCACCCCAGCCTGCACCAGCCTTAAGGAATAGTGGGCCAATCCTCTTGTCAAGCCCGATTCCCCTAGCAATAACCTCAACATCTGCTCCCGGAATTTTTTGGCATAGGTTTGCAATCATATTTATGAAGCTAACCTTCATAGCCAAAAACGAGTTATTAGCATACTTAATCAACTCAGCATTAACGGGGCTGGTCCTAATAATTTGTGGAAGATCATCACCATAAAACTCCCGATGCGCCGTCCCTCACCGTTGACGGCGAAAGCCACTCATGAGGTGGAACGGATAGTTATAAAATGCTAACTATCCGGCAACAGTATGTTAATTGTATGCGTAAAGCTCAAATGTAATCTACAGCCCTCATATAAATTCCCTCAACTTTAGAGCCCTTATAAATCTCTTCTAAGGGGTAAGTGCTCCGTTAACTCAATGTTTTTCTAGATCAAGGTGGGGAGCGTAGAGGGATGTTGAAGGATCATTTCCTCCTCCCTTGAAGTTCATTTCAAAAGCATGAAAACGTATTGGAAACGGACATTTCAACCATCAATATTAAACTATTTCAACAACTTTCCTTTCGAAAACCTTAAAAACCTCTGTTAAAATGTTTCCAAAACCTTACTTACATCAAGTACTTATATCTCAGCAATCCCTCATCTCCATCATAGTTTATTATCACTTGATCATACCTTTCTGGCATTAAACATATCTGAGGGCTGGAGAAACCAATAAGGATGGAAATCGAAGGGGAATAGGGTAAGCTACGATCAGCAATTTTACACATCATATTGCTCCTATCAGTCTAAGGAGAATTGGGATCACGGTTGCACCCCATATCGTCAGCATGGCCCCTATAGTCCACTTGAAGTTGCTGTGCACCTCACCCCTTAACTGCGCTATCTCCCCCCTCAACTGTGTCAT containing:
- a CDS encoding retroviral-like aspartic protease family protein, with protein sequence MGIVRAKVVLRGSKGSREGAALVDTGAAMTVVDRDVADAVGVMYTGKRRTLMSATGHRLEGEVAIVRELSIEEEVLDYEKVLAVRLSEEVKKALRKLDVDDSIIIGITTIELAGFIPDTNTGKLRKIETFLF
- a CDS encoding nucleotide sugar dehydrogenase, which produces MIRTSPVNAELIKYANNSFLAMKVSFINMIANLCQKIPGADVEVIARGIGLDKRIGPLFLKAGAGWGGSCFRKDLEALLDFAIKNCVELPLVEATLKVNRGQPYRVVELARELIGDFRGRRISVLGLAFKPGTDDVRNAVSIRIVRRLVEEGAKVVVYDPKAMDNAKKIFGEDVEYASSVEECLKNSECAIIVTEWDEFKNIKPEDFIRFMKIPAVVDGRRIYDPEVYSRKLKFKAVGLSF